In one Flavobacteriales bacterium genomic region, the following are encoded:
- the murB gene encoding UDP-N-acetylmuramate dehydrogenase, which produces MQLIAHADLRPFNTFGIAARAERLARFADADQLRALLAAPELAGMPRLVLGGGSNVLFTRDYPGAVLLNEVPGIAVERRTDDHVWVKAGAGVAWHALVMHAVAQGWGGLENLSLIPGKVGAAPMQNIGAYGVEIKDCFERLEALRVSDGELVTFHRADCSFGYRESFFKREGRDRFIILSVTFRLTLRHHALRTAYGNIRDELARRSITAPTIRDVSDAVIAIRRSKLPDPAVLGNAGSFFKNPVVPEALARRIKAAHPDAPTYPAGEGLVKLAAGWLIEQCGWKGRRIDGCGVHERQALVLVNHGGATGSQVWDLSEQVLRSVQQRFGVELEREVNVI; this is translated from the coding sequence ATGCAGCTGATCGCCCACGCCGACCTGAGGCCCTTCAACACCTTCGGCATCGCCGCGCGGGCCGAGCGGCTGGCGCGCTTCGCCGACGCGGACCAGCTCCGCGCCCTGCTGGCGGCGCCGGAGCTCGCCGGCATGCCGCGCCTGGTGCTGGGCGGCGGCAGCAACGTGCTCTTCACGCGTGACTACCCCGGTGCCGTGCTGCTCAATGAGGTGCCCGGCATCGCCGTGGAGCGGCGCACCGACGACCATGTGTGGGTGAAGGCCGGCGCCGGCGTGGCATGGCATGCCCTGGTGATGCATGCGGTGGCGCAGGGCTGGGGCGGCTTGGAGAACCTGAGCCTCATCCCCGGCAAGGTGGGCGCCGCGCCGATGCAGAACATCGGGGCCTACGGCGTGGAGATCAAGGATTGCTTTGAACGGCTGGAAGCGCTGCGCGTGAGCGACGGCGAGCTGGTGACCTTCCACCGCGCCGATTGCAGCTTCGGCTACCGCGAGAGCTTCTTCAAGCGCGAAGGGCGCGACCGCTTCATCATCCTCAGCGTCACCTTCCGGCTCACCCTGCGCCACCATGCGCTCCGCACCGCCTACGGCAACATCCGGGACGAGCTGGCGCGCCGCAGCATCACCGCCCCCACCATCCGTGATGTGAGCGACGCGGTGATCGCTATCCGCCGCAGCAAGCTGCCCGACCCCGCTGTGCTGGGCAATGCGGGCAGCTTCTTCAAGAATCCGGTGGTGCCTGAGGCGCTGGCCCGGCGCATCAAGGCCGCGCATCCCGATGCCCCCACCTACCCTGCGGGCGAGGGGCTGGTGAAGCTGGCCGCAGGCTGGCTCATCGAGCAATGCGGCTGGAAGGGGCGGCGCATCGACGGCTGCGGGGTGCACGAGCGACAGGCGCTGGTGCTGGTGAACCATGGCGGCGCCACAGGCAGCCAGGTCTGGGACCTCAGCGAGCAGGTGCTCCGCAGCGTGCAGCAGCGCTTCGGCGTGGAGCTGGAGCGCGAGGTGAATGTGATCTGA
- a CDS encoding cytochrome c peroxidase — MSLRAVLGAITLLLAACHRPLPDAKAPGPTPLRLSLPAWALADTALRLEYPYDNPLTVEGAALGRALFYDKALSADGALSCASCHVQRFAFADSVPRSTGMHGLRTLRNSLPLMNLAWDHFFFWDARALSLELQAFEPVTAHRELGTDWPAVSERLRRSPRYPPLFAAAFGDNRIDSLRIAFALAQFERTLVSLDSRFDRYFYLKQTDALTMQERRGKDLFFTRAHCVDCHEPPLFKGHLVANIGLDSVPKDPGLGGRTGLPWHLGRFKTPSLRNVAVTAPYMHDGRFATLEEAVDFYADGVRTDATTLDEHMLPWREGRIRLSRQDRADLVAFLRTLTDSAFLVEPAFGPLD; from the coding sequence ATGTCCCTGCGCGCGGTCCTCGGCGCCATCACGCTCCTCCTCGCGGCGTGCCATCGGCCGTTGCCGGATGCGAAGGCGCCCGGCCCCACCCCGCTGCGGCTCAGCCTTCCGGCGTGGGCGCTTGCCGATACCGCGCTGCGCCTCGAGTACCCGTACGACAATCCGCTCACCGTGGAAGGCGCCGCGCTGGGCCGGGCGCTCTTCTACGATAAGGCCCTGAGCGCCGATGGGGCGCTCTCGTGCGCCAGCTGCCACGTCCAGCGCTTCGCCTTCGCCGACAGCGTGCCCCGCTCAACGGGGATGCACGGCCTGCGCACCCTGCGCAACAGCCTGCCGCTGATGAACCTCGCCTGGGACCACTTCTTCTTCTGGGACGCGCGCGCGCTGAGCCTCGAGCTGCAGGCCTTCGAGCCCGTGACCGCCCACCGCGAGCTGGGGACCGACTGGCCCGCCGTGAGCGAGCGGCTCCGGCGGTCGCCGCGCTATCCGCCGCTCTTCGCCGCCGCCTTCGGCGACAACCGCATCGATAGCCTGCGGATCGCCTTCGCCCTGGCGCAGTTCGAGCGGACGCTGGTCTCGCTGGATTCCCGTTTCGACCGGTACTTCTACCTGAAGCAGACGGATGCGCTCACCATGCAGGAGCGGCGCGGCAAGGACCTCTTCTTCACCCGCGCGCACTGCGTGGATTGCCACGAGCCTCCGCTGTTCAAGGGGCATCTTGTGGCCAACATCGGCCTGGACAGCGTGCCCAAGGACCCCGGCCTCGGCGGGCGCACGGGGCTCCCCTGGCACCTTGGCCGCTTCAAGACCCCCAGCCTCCGCAATGTGGCCGTCACCGCCCCCTATATGCACGATGGCCGCTTTGCCACGCTGGAGGAAGCGGTTGATTTCTATGCCGACGGCGTGCGGACCGATGCCACCACCCTCGACGAGCACATGCTGCCCTGGCGGGAGGGCCGGATCCGCCTGAGCCGGCAGGACCGCGCGGACCTGGTGGCCTTCCTGCGGACGCTCACGGACTCGGCCTTCCTCGTCGAGCCGGCATTCGGTCCCCTGGATTGA
- a CDS encoding cytochrome c peroxidase: MHTMRTTAIALACALLATACRKDPALESPEASTGPTPLDLAIPAWALAQPHPINLPISNPLTVEGVALGRRLFYEKALSDNYMLSCASCHQQEHAFSDPRRFSPGTDGSMGTRNSMPIQNMAWDHFFFWDGRAASLEAQALAPVTNHREMRNTWPVVEERLRRLPDYPELFRRAFGTPDIDSMRVVQAIAQFERTLLSFDSPFDRYFYGGDSSALTPAQRRGWELFTGEAQCDLCHMPPLFQDHALRNVGLPPGPDGGLAEVSGLTQDRGRFKVNSLRNISLTAPYMHDGRYATLEEVVRFYADSVVLSTPNLDNHMWPWTGGQIDLDEQDRADLVAFMHALTDQRFVTDPAFSDPH; encoded by the coding sequence ATGCACACGATGCGCACCACCGCGATCGCACTTGCTTGCGCGCTGCTCGCCACAGCCTGCCGCAAGGATCCCGCGCTGGAATCGCCAGAGGCTTCCACCGGCCCCACGCCCTTGGACCTCGCCATTCCGGCATGGGCGCTGGCCCAGCCCCACCCCATCAACCTCCCCATCAGCAATCCGCTCACCGTGGAAGGCGTGGCACTGGGCCGACGCCTGTTCTACGAGAAGGCCCTCTCCGACAACTACATGCTGAGCTGCGCCAGCTGCCACCAGCAGGAGCATGCCTTCAGCGATCCGCGGCGCTTCTCCCCCGGCACCGACGGCAGCATGGGCACGCGCAACTCCATGCCCATCCAGAACATGGCGTGGGACCACTTCTTCTTCTGGGACGGCCGCGCCGCCTCGCTGGAGGCGCAGGCCCTCGCGCCGGTGACCAACCACCGCGAGATGCGGAATACCTGGCCCGTGGTGGAGGAGCGACTCCGCCGGCTGCCGGACTATCCGGAGCTCTTCCGCAGGGCCTTCGGCACACCGGACATCGACAGCATGCGGGTCGTGCAGGCCATCGCGCAGTTCGAGCGCACCCTGCTCAGCTTCGATTCGCCCTTCGACCGCTACTTCTACGGCGGCGACTCCTCGGCGCTCACGCCGGCGCAACGGCGCGGCTGGGAGCTCTTCACGGGCGAGGCCCAGTGCGACCTGTGCCACATGCCGCCGCTCTTCCAGGACCATGCGCTGCGCAACGTGGGCCTGCCGCCCGGCCCCGATGGCGGCCTGGCCGAGGTCTCCGGCCTCACGCAGGACCGGGGTCGCTTCAAGGTGAACTCCCTCCGCAACATCAGCCTCACCGCGCCCTACATGCACGATGGCCGCTACGCCACCCTGGAGGAGGTGGTGCGCTTCTATGCCGACAGCGTGGTGCTGAGCACGCCCAACCTCGACAACCACATGTGGCCGTGGACCGGCGGCCAGATAGACCTCGATGAGCAGGATCGTGCGGACCTGGTGGCCTTCATGCACGCCCTCACGGACCAGCGGTTCGTCACCGATCCGGCGTTCAGCGACCCGCACTGA
- a CDS encoding DPP IV N-terminal domain-containing protein translates to MRRTLLLQLALIVALHAAHAQQQPLTLRDAVLKAGTDLAPERLRGLQWVEGAQRYSYVKGEQLMRGDLGKTTDRTLVELGTLNAQLPDSAKLKGWPMITWQAGDRFRFLHNQRLYAYDIAKSELQAVTRIEAGAGHEEIEPGSGAVAFVNDDNVLVMRAGQGKNKPTMITSDGGNGIVNGQSVHRNEYGVEKGLFWGPKGGKLAFYRMDESMVTTYQLEDIGTQPSTFDAIRYPMAGQASHHVTIGVHDVNSGNTVFLKTGEPIDQYLTNISWEPDEQHLLVAHLDRATQNLRMVRYDAATGEAKGTVFTERDDKYLEPLQPARFLKTRPTQFIWRSRRDGWQHLYLYDLRKGLVRQLTKGAWEVERIVGLDPKESFAIVEGTATIDSADPRGALETHLYRVDLATGRTLRLTAEPGSHHGQLSSDGAHVIDTWSSLDVPNRSVIRSTRNGSVLKTLVNAKDPFSALAAGRVELLTIDGENGDRLNARIIKPSGFDPARRYPVLIYVYNGPHVQLVSNAFLGGASPWMLHAAERGYLVWTVDGHGTPNRGKAFEQVIHRQLGVVEVRDQLRGVEWLKRQPWVDGERIAVHGWSYGGHMTTAMLTRHPGTFKAGVAGGPVMDWRLYEVMYGERYMDTPAENPDGYAVTTLPTLCKDLKDPLLIITGGKDDTVLPEHSYAFLKACVSAGVQVDFFNYPGHGHNVRGKDRLHLMEKVLGYIDARIGPGRP, encoded by the coding sequence ATGCGCCGAACCCTCCTGTTGCAACTGGCCCTCATCGTGGCCCTTCACGCTGCCCATGCGCAGCAGCAGCCCCTCACCCTGCGCGATGCCGTGCTGAAGGCCGGCACCGACCTGGCTCCCGAGCGCCTGCGCGGACTGCAGTGGGTGGAAGGCGCCCAGCGGTACAGCTACGTCAAAGGCGAACAGCTGATGCGCGGCGACCTGGGCAAGACCACTGACCGCACGCTGGTGGAGCTGGGCACGCTGAACGCGCAGCTGCCCGACAGCGCTAAGCTGAAGGGCTGGCCGATGATCACCTGGCAAGCCGGTGACCGCTTCCGTTTCCTGCACAACCAGCGGCTCTATGCTTACGACATCGCGAAGTCCGAATTGCAGGCCGTGACAAGGATCGAGGCTGGTGCCGGTCATGAGGAGATCGAGCCCGGCTCCGGCGCCGTGGCATTCGTGAATGACGACAACGTGCTGGTGATGCGCGCAGGCCAAGGCAAGAACAAACCCACGATGATCACGAGCGATGGCGGCAACGGCATCGTGAACGGCCAGAGCGTGCATCGCAACGAGTACGGCGTGGAGAAGGGCCTCTTCTGGGGGCCGAAGGGCGGCAAGCTGGCCTTCTACCGCATGGACGAATCGATGGTCACCACCTACCAGCTCGAGGACATCGGCACGCAGCCGAGCACCTTCGATGCCATCCGCTACCCGATGGCCGGACAGGCCAGCCACCACGTCACCATCGGCGTTCATGACGTGAACTCGGGCAACACCGTGTTCCTGAAGACCGGTGAGCCGATTGACCAATACCTCACCAACATCAGCTGGGAGCCGGATGAGCAGCACCTGCTGGTGGCGCACCTGGACCGCGCGACGCAGAACCTGCGCATGGTGCGCTACGATGCCGCCACCGGCGAAGCCAAGGGCACCGTATTCACCGAGCGCGACGACAAGTACCTGGAACCGCTGCAGCCGGCGCGCTTCCTGAAGACCCGCCCCACGCAGTTCATCTGGCGCAGCCGGCGCGACGGCTGGCAGCACCTCTACCTCTACGACCTGCGCAAGGGCCTGGTGCGGCAGCTCACCAAGGGCGCCTGGGAGGTGGAGCGCATCGTGGGCCTCGACCCGAAGGAGTCCTTCGCCATCGTGGAGGGCACGGCAACCATCGATTCCGCCGACCCTAGGGGCGCGCTGGAGACGCACCTCTACCGCGTGGACCTGGCTACGGGCCGGACGCTCCGCCTCACCGCCGAGCCGGGCTCGCACCACGGCCAGCTCAGCAGCGACGGCGCCCACGTGATCGACACCTGGAGCAGCCTTGACGTGCCCAACCGCAGCGTGATCCGCAGCACCCGCAACGGCTCCGTGCTGAAGACCCTGGTGAATGCGAAGGACCCCTTCTCCGCGCTGGCCGCCGGAAGGGTGGAGCTGCTCACCATCGATGGCGAGAACGGAGACAGGCTCAATGCCAGGATCATCAAGCCGAGCGGATTCGACCCCGCCCGCCGGTACCCGGTGCTCATCTACGTTTACAATGGTCCGCATGTGCAGCTCGTGTCGAACGCCTTCCTGGGCGGCGCTTCGCCGTGGATGCTGCATGCCGCGGAGCGCGGCTACCTGGTGTGGACCGTTGACGGGCACGGAACCCCGAACCGCGGCAAGGCCTTCGAGCAAGTGATCCACCGGCAGCTCGGGGTGGTGGAGGTGCGCGACCAGCTGCGGGGCGTAGAATGGCTCAAGCGGCAGCCGTGGGTTGACGGCGAGCGCATCGCCGTGCATGGTTGGAGCTACGGCGGCCACATGACAACGGCCATGCTCACCCGTCACCCCGGCACCTTCAAGGCGGGCGTGGCGGGCGGCCCGGTTATGGACTGGCGCCTCTACGAAGTGATGTACGGGGAGCGCTACATGGATACGCCAGCCGAGAATCCCGATGGCTACGCCGTCACCACCCTGCCAACCCTCTGCAAGGACCTGAAGGACCCCTTGCTCATCATCACCGGGGGGAAGGACGACACGGTGTTGCCGGAGCACAGCTATGCGTTCCTGAAGGCTTGCGTGAGCGCCGGTGTCCAGGTGGACTTCTTCAACTACCCCGGCCACGGCCATAACGTGCGCGGCAAGGACCGGCTGCACCTGATGGAGAAGGTCCTCGGCTATATCGATGCCCGCATCGGGCCGGGCCGGCCCTGA
- a CDS encoding plastocyanin/azurin family copper-binding protein, producing MRKSLLLLSLLPFAALAQTTWNVSVGGSSIGGTSPYYSPQNITINAGDIVRWTNVSGTHNVNGNQTLFPGNPQSFSSGNAASGGWNYQFTFTVPGTYNYHCTQPGHSATQFGSITVVDPSTGIAGVEEAGAGVRVYPSPATDRLTIEAGSITLRQVSIISLNGEVVGSAGVQQAGPVFLDVSGLPAANYFVLLTDADGRMTAKPFAKQ from the coding sequence ATGCGCAAATCGCTACTCCTGCTCAGCCTGCTCCCGTTCGCCGCCCTGGCCCAGACCACATGGAACGTCTCTGTGGGCGGCAGCAGCATCGGCGGCACTTCCCCCTACTACAGCCCACAGAACATCACGATCAACGCGGGGGATATCGTTCGGTGGACCAACGTAAGCGGTACGCATAATGTGAATGGCAATCAAACGCTCTTCCCAGGCAATCCGCAGAGCTTCAGTTCCGGCAACGCCGCCAGCGGTGGCTGGAATTACCAGTTCACCTTCACGGTGCCGGGCACCTACAACTACCATTGCACGCAACCGGGCCACTCGGCCACGCAATTCGGATCCATCACCGTGGTGGATCCGAGCACCGGCATCGCCGGCGTGGAAGAGGCGGGCGCTGGCGTGCGGGTCTATCCCTCCCCGGCTACTGACCGGCTGACAATCGAGGCCGGGAGCATCACCCTGCGCCAGGTCTCCATCATCAGCTTGAACGGCGAGGTGGTGGGCAGCGCAGGGGTGCAGCAGGCAGGCCCGGTCTTCCTCGACGTGTCGGGGCTCCCTGCTGCTAATTACTTCGTGCTGCTCACCGACGCGGACGGCCGGATGACCGCCAAGCCGTTCGCCAAGCAGTGA
- a CDS encoding M20/M25/M40 family metallo-hydrolase, which yields MRLHLLLLLLPLALAFRVHGQHPVIQAVIEEVRIDSMMRWVGELSGEVPVRIAGTEHTLLSRHKNNPGNDLSQAWLEQKLMELGYAPVLQPFNATGRNILVTKPGNGATEEIVIICAHYDAMPGSLTNAPAADDDGSGVAAVLEAARVLRDIDFVHPIVFALWDEEEQGKIGSAFYAGDMAADDALIKAVVNMDAIAYDGNGDAKARVHTRSIANSQAIADTVFSVHEQYAIGLDLIRTDPGATYSDHASFWTEGYGAVLIIEEFNADGNPFYHTPNDRVQHFDVPYYEKLAKLSIASTAALAVPVALGTGMAQRAVPVPGLHAHPNPAVGDATAWVELHCTAPARLTLADAMGRVVRVIHDGPLPAGSSSFTVPLSGLPSGGYVLRVEVAGAEPASKRIIRLP from the coding sequence ATGCGCCTCCACCTCCTGCTCCTGCTGCTCCCGCTCGCCCTGGCGTTCCGCGTCCATGGTCAGCATCCTGTCATCCAAGCCGTGATCGAGGAGGTGCGCATCGACTCCATGATGCGCTGGGTGGGCGAACTGAGCGGTGAGGTGCCCGTGCGCATCGCCGGTACCGAGCACACCCTCCTCAGCCGGCACAAGAACAATCCCGGCAACGACCTCTCGCAGGCCTGGCTGGAGCAGAAGCTCATGGAGCTGGGCTATGCACCGGTGCTGCAGCCCTTCAACGCCACGGGGCGCAACATCCTCGTGACCAAGCCGGGCAATGGGGCCACGGAGGAGATCGTGATCATCTGCGCGCACTACGATGCCATGCCCGGCAGCCTCACCAATGCCCCTGCAGCCGACGATGATGGCAGCGGGGTGGCGGCGGTGCTCGAGGCCGCGCGCGTGCTGCGCGACATCGACTTCGTCCATCCCATCGTCTTCGCCCTGTGGGACGAGGAGGAGCAGGGCAAGATCGGCAGCGCCTTCTATGCGGGCGACATGGCTGCGGACGATGCCCTCATCAAGGCGGTGGTGAACATGGATGCCATCGCCTACGACGGCAATGGCGATGCCAAGGCCCGCGTGCACACCCGCTCCATAGCCAATTCGCAGGCCATCGCCGATACCGTGTTCTCCGTGCATGAGCAATACGCCATCGGGCTCGACCTCATCCGCACCGATCCCGGCGCCACCTACAGCGACCATGCATCCTTCTGGACCGAGGGCTATGGGGCGGTGCTCATCATCGAGGAGTTCAACGCCGACGGCAATCCGTTCTACCACACGCCCAATGACCGAGTCCAGCACTTCGATGTGCCCTATTACGAGAAGCTCGCCAAGCTGAGCATCGCCTCCACCGCGGCCCTGGCCGTACCCGTGGCGCTCGGCACCGGCATGGCGCAGCGCGCGGTGCCGGTGCCCGGGCTCCATGCCCACCCCAATCCGGCCGTCGGCGATGCCACGGCATGGGTGGAGCTCCATTGCACGGCTCCGGCGCGCCTGACCCTGGCGGATGCCATGGGGCGCGTGGTGCGCGTGATTCACGATGGGCCGCTCCCGGCGGGCAGCTCCTCCTTTACCGTGCCCTTGAGCGGGCTGCCATCCGGTGGCTACGTGTTGCGCGTCGAGGTCGCGGGTGCGGAACCGGCATCCAAGCGGATCATCCGGCTGCCCTGA
- a CDS encoding T9SS type A sorting domain-containing protein codes for MNRIRTLSVRTLILLGTIATIGLLVAWDQGALPKAKAYHTPAELEAFRGGGQGLASGANNFFRASGDCYGCHGPDNVGPVFANRDANGHDVNTMDDWRSTMMANSARDPFWRAKVSHEVSVNPSHQSALEDKCTSCHAPMGRHDKFMMGLGHYSIAEMVQDPVALDGVSCIACHMQSADSLGLHFSGELRFDPGVVYGPYGDDDDPPLFGAPMESFVGYNPLYGAHVNEGAFCAGCHTLVTETADLEGNLTGDTFVEQATYHEWVNSAYNTEADPENGVSCQACHMPRTNDAIVISALYDFLTPRSPFGKHHFAGANVFMLNLLKHNIAELELTASSVRFDSTIARTTRMLQQQTLLLETFVIDRTAETAWIDVKLTNLAGHKFPSGYPARRAFLELHVKDSDGNTIFRSGNWDGTYEVVGHDADWEPHHDVITSPDQAQIYEMVMGDVNGDKTTVLERALFPLKDNRLTPLGFTTSHPSYDTTLIAGVPAEDIDFNRDENGLEGSGSDITHYQVPMNGYSGAITVEARVWYQSAPPRWMEEMFAFSTPEIDSFRDMYEAEDGSPVLVKEKVVVDMSLGLDNLAEAGIRVFPNPVRDGLLRVEGLDARTARITVHDLKGARIAEYRPGGERSWTVRLPQGAATYLVTIEAGGRRFVERVVAY; via the coding sequence ATGAACCGCATCCGTACGCTCTCCGTCCGCACGCTCATCCTCCTCGGAACCATCGCCACCATCGGCCTGCTGGTGGCGTGGGACCAAGGGGCCCTGCCCAAGGCGAAGGCCTATCACACGCCCGCCGAGCTGGAGGCCTTCCGCGGCGGCGGCCAGGGCCTGGCCAGCGGTGCCAACAACTTCTTCCGCGCAAGCGGCGACTGCTACGGCTGCCACGGGCCGGACAACGTCGGGCCGGTCTTCGCCAACCGCGATGCCAACGGGCATGACGTGAACACCATGGACGACTGGCGCAGCACCATGATGGCGAACAGCGCCCGCGACCCCTTCTGGCGCGCCAAGGTGAGCCACGAGGTGAGCGTGAACCCCAGTCATCAATCGGCCCTGGAGGACAAGTGCACCAGCTGCCACGCGCCCATGGGCCGGCACGACAAGTTCATGATGGGCCTCGGGCATTACAGCATCGCCGAGATGGTGCAGGACCCCGTGGCGCTCGACGGCGTCAGCTGCATCGCCTGCCACATGCAGAGCGCCGACAGCCTCGGCCTGCACTTCAGCGGTGAGCTGCGCTTCGACCCCGGCGTGGTCTATGGCCCCTACGGCGATGACGATGATCCCCCCCTCTTCGGTGCGCCCATGGAGAGCTTCGTGGGCTACAACCCGCTGTACGGGGCGCATGTGAACGAGGGTGCCTTCTGCGCCGGCTGCCACACCCTCGTCACCGAGACGGCCGACCTCGAGGGCAACCTCACCGGCGACACCTTCGTGGAGCAGGCCACCTACCACGAGTGGGTGAATTCGGCCTACAATACCGAGGCGGATCCTGAGAACGGGGTGAGCTGCCAGGCCTGCCACATGCCGCGCACCAACGATGCCATCGTGATCTCCGCGCTTTACGACTTCCTAACCCCACGGAGCCCGTTCGGGAAGCACCACTTCGCCGGCGCCAACGTCTTCATGCTGAACCTGCTCAAGCACAACATCGCCGAGCTGGAGCTCACGGCCAGCTCGGTCCGCTTCGACAGCACCATCGCGCGCACCACGCGCATGCTGCAGCAGCAGACGCTCCTGCTGGAGACCTTCGTGATCGACCGCACCGCGGAGACGGCGTGGATCGATGTGAAGCTCACCAACCTCGCCGGCCACAAGTTTCCCAGCGGCTACCCGGCGCGTCGGGCCTTTTTGGAGCTGCACGTGAAGGACTCCGATGGCAACACCATCTTCCGCAGCGGGAATTGGGACGGCACCTACGAGGTGGTGGGGCATGATGCCGATTGGGAGCCGCACCACGATGTGATAACCAGTCCGGATCAGGCCCAGATCTATGAGATGGTGATGGGCGACGTGAACGGCGACAAGACCACCGTGCTCGAGCGCGCGCTCTTCCCGTTGAAGGACAACCGCCTCACCCCGCTGGGCTTCACCACCAGCCATCCTTCCTACGACACCACGCTCATCGCCGGGGTCCCTGCGGAGGACATCGACTTCAACCGCGATGAGAACGGCTTGGAGGGCAGCGGCTCCGACATCACCCACTACCAGGTGCCGATGAACGGCTACTCCGGCGCCATCACCGTGGAGGCCCGCGTGTGGTACCAGTCCGCACCGCCGCGCTGGATGGAGGAGATGTTCGCCTTCAGCACTCCCGAGATCGACTCGTTCCGCGATATGTATGAGGCGGAGGACGGCTCGCCCGTGCTGGTGAAGGAGAAGGTGGTGGTGGACATGAGCCTGGGCCTCGACAACCTGGCGGAGGCGGGCATACGCGTGTTCCCCAACCCGGTGCGCGACGGATTGCTGCGCGTGGAGGGCCTCGATGCGCGCACTGCACGCATCACGGTGCATGACCTGAAGGGCGCGCGCATCGCCGAGTACAGGCCCGGCGGCGAGCGTTCCTGGACGGTGAGGCTGCCTCAGGGCGCTGCCACCTACCTCGTCACCATCGAGGCAGGGGGCCGCCGGTTCGTGGAGCGCGTGGTGGCCTACTGA
- a CDS encoding DUF5606 domain-containing protein produces the protein MDLSKIITITGKPGLHRVVAQGRQAVITESLVDGKRNPVPMSVRMSSLDEISMFTTGEDVPLKEVLSRLYEANGGGEAADPKGDDEALWAALTKALPTADRERIYPSDVRKLFTWYGLLLKAGEFAKADAAKGKEPEHKEEAPAKKTVEKAVKKKADAAAKVKPGGTSAAPKAAAVRRGGQRGS, from the coding sequence ATGGACCTCAGCAAGATCATCACCATCACCGGCAAGCCAGGCCTTCATCGCGTCGTTGCCCAAGGCCGCCAGGCGGTCATCACCGAGTCGCTCGTCGATGGCAAGCGCAATCCGGTGCCCATGAGCGTCCGCATGAGCAGCCTCGATGAGATCAGCATGTTCACCACCGGCGAAGACGTCCCGCTGAAGGAGGTGCTCTCCAGGCTGTACGAGGCGAACGGCGGCGGCGAGGCGGCCGATCCGAAGGGCGATGATGAGGCGCTGTGGGCGGCGCTCACCAAGGCGCTTCCCACCGCTGACCGGGAGCGTATCTATCCCAGCGATGTCCGGAAGCTCTTCACCTGGTACGGCCTGCTGCTGAAGGCGGGCGAGTTCGCCAAGGCCGATGCCGCCAAGGGCAAGGAGCCGGAGCACAAGGAGGAGGCCCCAGCCAAGAAGACCGTGGAGAAGGCGGTGAAGAAGAAGGCCGATGCGGCCGCCAAGGTGAAGCCAGGCGGCACCAGCGCGGCCCCGAAGGCCGCCGCCGTTCGCAGGGGAGGCCAGCGCGGCAGCTGA
- a CDS encoding EI24 domain-containing protein — protein sequence MAFSSDLQRGFSGFFRAHGFIRRNGMAWMYLLPAALWIVLTIGFIWAMEAAVDQAAAWATANLRLEADAQEHEAMQEAKGWLNSASHWLVRWTVRLGVIYLLFVANKYLVLILLSPLFAYASELAEERLTGRAYPFSWGQLMRDAFRGALIALRNGVLELLVSVVVWVATFFLPIAGPVSFILLFTVSAYFYGFSMFDYVYERRRMRIGERSRAVNAQFGAVIANGACLSLLMKVPLIGLMMAPLMASVGAVISTVEREGSARLPIE from the coding sequence ATGGCGTTCTCCAGCGACCTCCAGCGCGGGTTCTCCGGCTTCTTCCGGGCGCACGGCTTCATCCGTCGCAACGGCATGGCCTGGATGTACCTGCTGCCCGCCGCCCTGTGGATCGTGCTCACCATCGGCTTCATCTGGGCCATGGAAGCCGCCGTAGACCAGGCGGCAGCCTGGGCAACGGCCAACCTGAGGCTCGAGGCTGATGCCCAGGAGCACGAGGCCATGCAGGAGGCCAAGGGCTGGCTGAACAGCGCGAGCCATTGGCTGGTGCGCTGGACGGTGCGGCTGGGCGTGATCTACCTGCTCTTCGTGGCCAACAAGTACCTGGTGCTCATCCTGCTCTCCCCGCTCTTCGCCTATGCCAGCGAACTGGCCGAGGAGCGCCTGACGGGCCGGGCCTATCCCTTCAGCTGGGGGCAACTGATGAGGGATGCCTTCCGGGGCGCGCTCATCGCGCTGCGCAACGGTGTGCTGGAGCTGCTGGTCTCGGTGGTGGTCTGGGTGGCCACCTTCTTCCTGCCGATTGCGGGCCCTGTGAGCTTCATCCTCCTCTTCACCGTCTCGGCCTACTTCTATGGCTTCTCCATGTTCGATTACGTGTACGAGCGCCGCCGCATGCGCATCGGGGAGCGGTCCCGCGCGGTGAATGCGCAGTTCGGGGCCGTCATCGCCAACGGCGCCTGCCTCAGCCTGCTGATGAAGGTGCCGCTGATCGGCCTGATGATGGCCCCGCTGATGGCCAGCGTTGGCGCCGTGATCAGCACCGTGGAGCGCGAGGGGAGCGCCCGCCTGCCCATCGAATGA